The nucleotide sequence GCGAAAGGCTTCGAGGCGCGCGGCCTGTTCGGAGGACACGTGGACCGTGTCAAGATAGAGCACGCGGTGTGGCTTGTCGCCGAGGTGGGCGAACATCTGCTCGAAGGCCGGCCCGTAGTCCAGGCGATAGGAATGCACGCCGGGCAGGTCGATGACCGCGTCGAGCACGCTGATCTGGCTGGTGGTCTGGGTGAGAGGGGAAATGTCCGTCTCCTCGGTCACGCCGGTCAGCACCACCATGTCGAGCCGGTCCCAGAGACTGATCGGCATCTTGTCATGGGTAAAGCTGCCCATGATGAATTCGTGGCCGTCCGAGACAACGCCGCGCTCCAGCGAAATCACCAGGAGCGTATAGAACTCATTGTCGAAAATGCCGCCGCCGACGATGTTGCGGTTATAGAAGAAGCCGACGCGGTAATGCTCTTCCGCCCAGGGGGCTTCGACCAGAAACGATCCGCGACCCACCTGGCGGCGGATGACGCCCTCCGCCTCCAGATCCTTCAACGTCTTGATGACCGTGATCAGCGAGAAGTCGCAGAACTTGGTGATCTCGTTCTGCGACTCGATCTTGTCGCCGGCCTTGAGTCCGTTGGTCTTCCAGCGGCGGAACAGGAGATCCCGCAATTGTAGATGTCGCGGTGTCAGGTCTACATTCACGGCTCAGCGCCCCAGGACATTTGATTGGCGAGAATCCCGCCATCGATGAACAGCATTTGCCCCGTGATATAGCGCGCCTCATCGGAGGCAAGAAAGACCGCAGCGCCACCAATATCATCGGGTTCTGCAATTCGACCGAGCGGGATCTGGCGCTCAAGTGAGTTTCTCACCGTGTCCGACGCGAGTGCATTGGCTGTGAGCGGCGTCCGCACGAGGCCGGGCCCGATGCCGTTGACGCGGATGCCGCGTGCGGCAAGCGTCACGGCCATGGATTTGACCAGCATCAGCACGGCGCCCTTGGAGGCGTCATAGGCGACGCTATCACGTTCAGCGGCCATGGAATTTGTCGATCCGACGCAGATAATGCTGGCGCCGGTCTGGTCTGCGGCGACGCGATTGGCAAAGGCCTGGCTGGCAAAGAGATAGGCGCGGACATTGAGCGCAAACGTGCGATCGAACATGTCCTCGGTCAACTCGCCAAAGGTCGTGTCGGCGAATGTGCCGGCATTGTTCACCAGCGTATCGAGGACGCCCCAATGGGCGTGCGCCGCCTCGATCAGTCGCTCGGCCTCGCCGGACCGCGTCAGGTCAGCCTGAACGAAGTGCACATCGGTGAGCGCCGAGAGTTCTGCGATGGCCGACCGGGCGTGTTCATCGTCGCGGTGAGAATTAAGCACCAGGCGCGCGCCGGCAGCGGCAAAGGCACGGGCCAGGCCGAGCCCGATACCGTGTGTCGAGCCAGTGATGCAGACAGTGCGCCGATCCATATTTACACCTGATAGGAACTGAGTTAACTCATTAGCATAATAACATGGTAATAAGGGTTCACCAATGGGTGTCAAGCAGAACTGGGCTGGTGGGCTGGTGGTTACGCCCACAGGTGTCGTTCGGCGCGATGTGCTGGTCGAAGGCGAACGGATCGCGGCGCTGGCAATGCCCGGCGAGGCCGTAAGTGCAGACTGGCAGCAGGTCGATGTGGCGGGCAAGCTGGTTTTTCCCGGCATGATCGACGTGCTCCAGCACGGTTTTGATCTCAACCTTTATTCCGACGCGACGCCGGACGGCGTGCCCGACTCCTCCACCAAGCTGACGGCCCGCGGCGTCACCGCCTTCCTGCCGTCCATCGGCTGCCAGCCACCGGCCCAGTTCGACAGCGTACTGTCGCGTCTGGCCGATGCCTGCGAGGCCGCAACCGGCGCCCGCGCCATCGGCATTCACTCCGAGGGGCCGTGTTTCAATTCGCCCGGCGCGCACAATCCGCAGAACCTGCAGCTGCCATCGCCGGAACTTGCCAAGCGCATGCTCGACAGCGCCAAGGGGCGTCTCGCAGCGATAACGATCGCGCCCGAGCTGCCGGGTGCCGAGGCCTTTATCAAGACGATGAAGGCCGAGGGCGTTTCGATCCATTTCGGCCACAGCCAGGCCGCGCCTGACGATGTCTCGCGCTATGTCAGCTGGGGCATCGATGCGGTCACCCATATGTATGACGTCATGCGCACCCTGCCGCCGGACAATTCGGGCGTGCATGTCTTCTCGCTGCCGGACGCACTGATGGCCGAACGGCATCTGGCGCTCGGTGTCGTGGCCGACGGCATTCATGCGCATCCAAAGCTCGTGCGCATCCTGGCGCAGCTGCCTGTCGACCGCGTCTTCCTTGAAACAGACTCGATGAAATATGCAGGCCTGCCGGGCACGGAATTCGAGTTCTATCCCGGCTATTTCGTCACTTCAGCGCCGGGCAAGGCCGTGCGGGCGCGCGATGGCGGGCTCTGCGGATCGTCTTTGACGCCGGAGGAAGGCATGCGAAACTATATCGAAATGGCCGGTGCCGATCTGGTTCAGGCCGCCCATGCGGCAAGCCTCGTGCCGGCGCGCGTGATCGGCAGGGATCGTGACATGGGCAGTATCGAAACCGGCAAGCTGGCCGATTTCGCTGTCCTCGACCCCAAGGATTTCTCTGTGCTTCAGACCGTCATCGGCGGTAGAACCCACTACAGGCGCGACCATGCATGACAGCCACGAAAAGCCGCTTCGTTATCAGGAGGACGGCAATGTCCATCTCGATTTTCATGGGGCGGTGAACACCACCATCGATTTCATCGTCGAGCGCTATGGCGTCGAGGTGCTGCACCAGATTTTCGAGAAGATGGGCAAGGATGTCTATGTCGACATCCGCCAGCACATGCTCGATGGCGACGCCAATGAGCTGGTCAAGCACTGGCGCTATTTCTTCGAGCGCGAGAATGCGGATTTCGACATCGCCGTGGGCGACGACGAGATCGTTCTGACGGTCCGCCATTGCACGGCCTATCACCACGTAGCCAAGATCGCGCCTTCGGTTTCGGCCCATTTCTGCGACCAGACCATCAAGGTCAATGAAGCCATTGCCGACGGCAGCCCTTATCGGGTCGACACGGAAATCACGGGACCGGGCGCCTGCCGCCAGGTCATCAGGAGGCGCGCATGATCCCCAGCGACCATTTTACCCGCTTCTACAACGAGGTTTTCAAGTTCCTCGAGAGCAAGGGCGAGGAAGATCTCGAGCTCTACTGGCTGGCGATCTCGAAAAACCAGGAGCGCCACATTCTCGAGCTGATCGAGACCAAGGGCCTTCAGGGCATGTATGAATACTGGTCGGTGATCGACGAGGAAGAAAACTGCGACATGGATATCATCGTCGATGATGACCATTTGGCGTTGCGGATGAATGAGTGCCCGAGCCTGAGCAAGGTGCAGGACAATGATGCCGCCCCCATGGGCCGCTATTGTGACCATTGCGCCGGCTGGATCGGCCCGATCATGGACAAGACCGGCTATCACATGGTGTACGACGTGATCAGCCGCACCGAGCCGCGTTGCTCCATGAAGATTTTCAAGGACGAGGCGAAGGCCCGCGAGGCCGAAAAGTCGGCGCAATTGCTGATGGGTTGGCCCGGTCGCGAGCAGCACCGGTCATGAACATCGTTTCATCGGGCGTGCTCTGGGCCGGCGAGGCCGGGACAGCGCGCGCCTGCTATACCTTCCCCAGCCTTGTCGAGCTGGCGAGCGGCAGGCGCATCGCCACGTGCCGCCACGGCTCCGGCAAGGATGGGGATGACGACGCGCTCGCCGTTCTCGTCGATCATGGCGACGGGCAAGGCTGGGTCTCCCACCCCGGCTTTCCGCCGCCGCCCGACCTCGACGGGGTCAAGGGCACGCTGAAGATCGCCTATCTCACCGAGATCCGGCCCGGTGTGGTGATTGCCGCCGCAATGTGGATCGATCGCACGAGTTTCCCCGGCCAGCCGCTCTTTAATGCGGAAACGGAAGGGTGCCTGCCCATGGCGATCTTCCTCAGCCGCTCGGATGATGATGGCGAGAGCTGGAGCGACTGGTGGCATGTTCCGCTGCCGGACGACATCGGGCCGCCGAGCCTCACCTCGCCACTACTTTTGCTTGCCGATGGTCGTTTGGCCATGAGCATCGAGACCAACAAGACCTATCTCGATACCGGCAAATGGGACCAGAAGGCAGTTCTGCTGTTCTCGTCAGACGAGGGGAAGAGCTGGTCCCAGCCCATTACCTCGGCCTACGACCCATCAAATCAGATTTTCAATTGGGATCTGCGCGTCGGCGCTGCGCCCGATGGACGGCTCGTGAGCTTTGCCTGGACCTTTGATCGGGCTGCTGGCGAATATCGCAATATCCATCGCCGCGTCAGCGCCGATGGGGGAGAGACGTGGTCCGCCCCAGAGGATCTGGGCTTTGCCGATCAGGCCGCTCGGCCCGCAATTCTCCCCGATGGTCGGGTGGTTCTCGCCTATGTCGACCGGTTCGGGACCTGTTCGATCCGCGCGCGCCTTGCCGAGAACATCGACGCGCCGTTTCGGGAAGAGACCGAGGTCGTGCTGCACAACCAGGCTGACCTCGCACGGGCCGAAACCAGCGCGTCGCTGGGCGATGCGCTGGCCGATATGGAGATGTGGAGCTTTGGGCTCCCCACCGCCACCGTGCTCAATGATGGCACGGTGATGGTGCTATATTACGCCGGCGTCTCCGACCGCATGGATATCCGCTGGGCGCTGCTGGCCCCTTAGCCGGCAGGCCGAAGGGCCTGCCGCGCTGCTACCGCCAGCAGGATCATCAACGCTGGGTGGGCATTGTCCAGCCCGGCGGTCCCATCGATGAGCGCGACCACCAGCGGCGCGTTGGCATGGCCCGATTTCAGGAGATCGGTGCGCAACGCCCGGATGGCCGCGAGGCTGTCCGGCGTTGGGCCACTGCCCAGTTCTGCGGCCGCCGCTTCCAATGCCGATCGGCGAGCGCGTCTTCCGCTATCATTGCCGTCGAGCGTCTGGGCCAGCTTGGTCAGCAGACCCGGCAGGCAATAGCCGGGCATGCGCTGCTCGGTGCGCCAGTTGCGGGCGAACTTCTCTTCCACGCCGAGGATTTTCGAGATGGCCAGCAACACCACCTTGCTCCTAGGCTCGCTGGCCATGTTGGCGTCGGCCGCATGGTCGCAATAGGTCGAGATCAACGCATCGACGCTCTGTCGGTCGCCATATTTCCCGAGGGCCGAAGCGGCGGCGAGCCGGCAGTCAATGTCGGCATCGCCGGTCAGCATGGAGCGCAAGACTGGCAGATAGGTCGCATCGCGGATATCGCCGAGAGAGCGTGCCGCGCGGCTGCGCAGCAGCGGATTGTCATGGCTCAGGAAGGTGGCGACCTTGGCTGCACTGGTCCGCGAGCGGACCTGGCCCAGTGAGTCGAGCGCGGCGTATTGCAGCTCGATCAGCCCTTCATAGTCGAGCGTGGCTTCGAGCGCGCTGATCGCCTTGGCGGTCGGGGGCAGGCGGCCGAGCGCCCTGATCGCTTCGTGACGCACATCGAAACTGGGGTCGGACAGTGCAGAGATGAGTTCGTCCTTGGCCAGCGTGCTGCCGGCCCCGCCGAAATGATAGGCGAGGTCGCGCCGGCGCTGTTCGGAGGTCGAACTCGCCGACTGCTGGATGCCCCAGAGCGCGCGCAGGGGGTTGCCTGTTGAAAACTGTCCGAGGAAATCGCGCACCCCGGTGCCGCCTTCTTCCTTGAGCTGGGCAAAGACGACGGCGGAGCTGATGGTGAGGAGGGCGCCAACTACGAACAGCACCTCATAGCCGCCGAAGTGGGCCAGTCCGATGGAGAAACTGTTGAACTCGAAATACTGAACCAGCACGCCCGCGAGGACCGTCAGGCCGCCGCCGAATATGCCGTCACTGCTATAGGCGAGGGCCATATAGCTTTCGCGCTCATTGGGCGGCACATAGTTCAGCATGTAGACATTGCCGGCCATCATCGCGCCCTGAACGAGGAAGCCGAACAGGAAGAAGACGAGGCCAACCAGCATTTCGACTGCCGGCAGGCCGGCATGGATGAAGGGCAGGCCGAGAACGAGGCCGATCTGCAGGGTTTGCAGCGTGACGCGGATGCCCCGCGTTCCGTGGCGGTCGATGAACCAGCCCGCCGCATAGCTGCCAACTGCGGAGCCGACGTGGATCAGGGATGCCATGAGCACGATCTGGCCGCTGGAAATCCCCAGTCGTTCGCGGAAGAACAGCAGCATGAAGACATTGAGCGCGGAAAAGACCAGGAACTGGCTGCCGGTCGAATAGAGGAAGGCGAGGAAATTCTTGTCGCGTAGGGGCGTGCGGAGCTGGGATAGGGATTTTGACCAATTGCCGGCGGCCGGTCGCGGCTTTCCTCCCGGCATGCCGAAGAGGCACAGCGCCCCGGCAATCCCAGCGATAATGCCGAAGATAAAGACAGGGTAGAAGCGTTCCAGCCCCTCCTGGCTGTCGAGCCACCGCTGGATGACGAAAGACCCGACCAGAGCGATCGGCAGATAGGCGAGGGCGATATTGCCGTTGATCCGCCCGCGCACGAGGCGCGGCAGGAACTCCTGCGACCAGGGGGTAGCCGCCGCTTCCGAGAGCGTTCGGCCGACGGCGTAAAAGACCACCGAGAGAAAGATCAGCAGGAAGGCAATATCGGGCTGATCGAGGAACATCGGCGCGGCAAGGATCGGCAGCAGGAAGAGGTAGCGCGCGATAAGCGCCAGGGCCGCCACCCGCTTGGTGCCGAAGTGGAGGATCACCGGCAGGCTGGCAATCCCCAGCACCTGGAAGAAGGGCAGGATGCCGCCGATGAGCCCGATGCGGTCCTTGTCGATGCCAAGCTCGGCGGCATAGAGCACCAGCGGCGCTCCCACGCCGCAGAGCACGGCCGTCGCCGTCAGGACGAAATAGCCATAGTAAAACGGCAGGCGGCGCAGCTTGGCGTAGTCGGTCAACTCGGACGCAGGGGTCACTTCAGAGCCTCAGAGCCGTATGCGGAAGGTTTTGATGATGTGCTGGCCGGCTTCGACCATCCAGCAGCAGCCGAGATACTCATCATCGCCGAGCGCCAGCAGACTGGGCTGGCCGAAACGCAGATTGACGAAGGGGGCAAAGGCAATGTCCCCCTCCTGGCCGAGGCGCTCGTCGGCAAAAAGCGGCAGCGCGTCCAGCCGTTCGAGGCCTTTGTTGCTAAGACGCGAGCGATAGACGTTGAGGCCCACCGGGCTCTCACGATGGGCGTGAATGGTCAGCATCTCGTCATGCGAGAGGGCAAGACCGCCCGAGGCTTGGGCGGCGATATCGGTCTCGAAAGTTTCAAAGGTGACGCCGCCGTCTTCGGAGAGCGCGAAGTGGTTGTTGCGGTTCTTGCCAGCCGCGAGATCATGGGCCCAGAACAGAGCCCCGACACGGTCGCCGCCAAAGTCGATCAGCCGACTTTCCCAGGTTGCGATATTTCCATTCTCGGACCGGAAGAAGACGGATTTTTTCTGCCAGCTCTGGCCGCCATCCGTGCTGGAAATGATCCAGCCTTCCTGTTCATTGGGGCTCAGGGTGAACGGGGGCGCAACGCCCAATATCTCGCCAGAGGCGCGCTGGATGCAGGGACCCGACAATTCGAGGCCGACATTTTCGACGATGAAGCGCTCGGGCCGGGTCCAGCTGTGGCCGCCGTCGGTAGAGCGGGAAATCTTGTTGTGCAGCGGCAGGAGCGTTCCGTCATCGGCGACGATCGGATCGAGCATGGACGGCCGAATGAAGACATAGCCGGTCGCCAGAACCGTGCCATCCGCCAGTTGCAGCGGCTTGAAGCTTTCGGACTCCATCGGCTCGAGCACGCTGTCGTGGAGAAGTGTCGGCGCACTCCAGGTCACGCCATTGTCGGTGCTGCGGCTGACATGGGCGCGCATGTCGGCAGCGTCAAAGGCCTGGCCGATGGAGAAGATGGCCAGGATGTCGCCATTGGCGAGGCGGGCAAGACCCGGAAACACCCCCTGGCGGCTGACCAGCAGCGGATCAGGATTGGCATAGAGCGTGACGGCTTGGACAAGCTGCATGAAAATACTCAGGCGAAGGGATTGGAACGATGACGGAATTCGCCGGGCGTGCAGCCACGGCTCTTGTGAAAGGCGGCGATCAGGGTTTCGGCATGGCCGTAGCCGACGTGGCGGGCGATCTCATCCATGCTGAAGCGCGTGGTGGTGAGCAGGTCTTCGGCCTTGCGGAGGCGCATTTCGCGCAAATGTCCGCCGGCAGAGGTCGTGTGCTGGCGGCGGTGGCGTGCGCGCAGGGCGCTTTCCTGCACGCCCATCAGGGCAGCGACGTCGCTGAGCGTGCGCATCTTGGCGAGGGCCTTTTCGGCCTGCACCCAGGCCAGGGCCAACCGCGTGTCGTCCACCTCTCCCTCGGGCGAGGCAGACGAGGAGGGCAAGGCAAAGCAATCGAGAATGGCAGAGAGCAGCCGCTGGCGGCGGGGCAGGTCAGCGTCGTCGCGGCGTCGGGCGAGATCAAGACTGAGCCGCAACATGGCCTGGATATGGAGGGCCTCGCCGTGCCGCGGCAGGCAGTGGCCGGGGCCTGCCATGTCCAGCTCAGGAGCGCCCGGCCAGTCGAAATGGCATATCGAGGCGGTGGCATAGCCGCCGATGGCGGCCCCTTCAAAGGGCGTGTCGGGCAGGATGAGGATGCCATTGGGGGCGGTCAGCGTGATCGGATCGGCGTCCGACACGGCCAGTTTCACCGCGCCCTCATGGATCCAGAGCAGGTCATGAAAGTCCCAGCGTGCGGGGCCGCTCGGCATGCGCCGGTCGAACCGTCCGAGGCGGTGCTCCCTGATCTCGATGGCGGCATGGGCGGCGGAACTGTTCATGATCGCACTGCACCATGACGGCGCAGGCGGCGCCATTGATTGTCTTGGGTGGCAATCGGAAATCCTAGTCGGCAGCCGTACGTCTCCACAGACGCGCGGCCGCGGCTGGTTTTTGATGGGCGGCGAGACACGCCCCGAGGAGAACCGCCATGTCCCAAGCCATGCAGACGCCGCTGACCAGCCTGAAAGAGGATTTCGACCGAGACGGCTTCATCGCCATCAAGCCGTTGTTCGACGCGGCCAAGATGGCCGAGATCAACCGCGAGTTCGACCGCTATGTCGAAGCCTGCGTGCCGCAGATGAAGGACACGGAAGTGTTCTATGAGGAGAAGGGGGCCAAGGGCAGTCTCAAGCAGATGCAGAACATGCAGCACTATGACGACTATTTCCGCTCTTTGCTGGAAACAGACGTCGTGCGCGAGCTGGCCGAAACCATGCTGGGCGAACGCGCCCGCGCGGTGAACCTTGAATATTTCAACAAGCCTGCCGGCATCGGCAAGCCGACCCCGCCGCATCAGGACGGCTATTACTTCCACTTCAACCCGCCCGCCGCCGTCACCGGCTGGCTGGCGCTGGAGCGCGTGGACGAGGAAAACGGCTGCATCCACTATGTCCGTGGTTCGCACAAGATCGAGGGCTATCGCCCTCATGGCCGGTCGCAGATCCTCGGCTTTTCGCAGGGCATCACCGATTTTGGCACCGAGGATGACAAGGCCAATACCGCTGCTTTCCCGGGCGAGGCCGGCACCTTCCTCATGCACCACTCCAAGACCATTCACTGGGCTGGGCCGAACACCTCGCCGACCCGGGCGCGCCGGGCGCTGGGCTTTGTCTATTTCGGCGAGAGCGCCAAGGTGGATGAAGAGGCGCGGGCCGCCTACCAGGCCAAGCTTCAGGCCGAAATGCGCGCTGCCAACCAGATCTGATGACAAAAGGTGGAGCCCCGAGGGGCTCCACCTGATTTCTCGCCGATTGGTCGAAGAGACGGCCATTGTCCGGATTTCTCAGGTCAGTGAAATAACCTTGTCGCCCAGCTTGGTGTAGGGCAGGCGCTTGAGATTGGACGTGCAGAGGCCGGGCGTGTCGACATAAAAGCTGGCGCGCTGGATATCGTCATAGGCGGCACGGTGCGAAACGGCGGCCTTGATGACGACATAGGTAGCGTCTTCCGGCCGTAGCCCCTGCGAGTGATACTGCCCCAGATCCATGGGCGCAGTCTTGCGCTCGGACAGCAGGATTTTCGCCTGATCGTTGACCAGCACGGCGCAGCGGCCCATGCGGATCGTGGTGCCGCCCATCGAGGCCATGTGCGACTTTGGATTTTCGAGCTGGAACACGCCGTCGCTGAGGTGCTCGATCTTGCCGGTGAAGCGGATGGGCGTGCCGTGGTGCTCGTCGGTCTTGGCGCCGATCTCGAGGGTGATTTCTGCGCCGAGGCCTGCTTCAAAGCAGGCCGCAACCGCCTCCTTGTCAGCCAGCGCGGCGAGGATGTTCTTGCGGCCGGTCTCGAGCAGCGGGCCGAGCAGGCCAGTCGCGTCGCCGGGCGTGCCGCCGCCGATATTGTCCGAGGCTTCGATGAGGAGGATCGGGCCCGAACCGGGCGGCAGGGCGTCTGCCTTGGCCAGCGCGGTTTGCAGATCATCTTCGCTCGGATAGCCGGCCTCGATATTTGCTTCGAGCACGCCAACCAGTGCATCGAGATGCTCGTTTGCTGCCTCTACTGTGCCGCGTGTGACAAGGCTCAGGCTGAAGCCGCAAATGGCAATGTCGGAGTAGGCGTAGCCCGCCATGACATTGATATTGAGGATGTCCGGATCGCTGGCCTCGATGGCGCGGGCGGCGGCGAGCACGCTCTTCATCGGTTCGTTGGCCGAACCGACGCCGGTGGGCGAGATGACATATTTGGTGGCGCGATGGACCTGACGGATGCCGGGCTCGCCCAGCGCAATGTCTAGCAAGGCGGCGGCTTCCACGGCCGATTCCAGCGCATCGGTGTGCGGGTTTTCGCGATAGGCGCGCACGACGGTGGAGAGTTTCACCATCTCGTCGGAGATGTTCCCATGCAGGTCAAGCACTGCGCCGATCGGCAGGTCCGGGCGGCCAAGCGCCTTGAGACGCTCGCGCGTCTTGCGCATGATCAGGCCTTCGACGTCGTCGGAGCTCTCGCTGACCATGGCGCCGTGCAGGACAAGAAAAATGCCGTCGATTTCTTGAACGTGGCGGTCGAGCCCGGCGAGGTAATGCTCGAAGAACATCTCCACCACGTCGTCGGTCACCTTGCCGGCCGGCTGGGCAGCCATCTGAATGGTCGGGATGATCCGCCAGCCGGCCTTTTCGGCATAGTCGATGAAGCCGGCACTGGGCGAGCCATTGCCGCGGTTCCTGTCGATGGCGGCCTCGCCGATATGGATGCCGCCCTCCTCGAACTGGGGCATGCCCGTCTTCTGCGCGAGGAAAGTGTGGGTCTCGTGATAGAGGCCGCCAAACAGGATAGTGGTCATGGCTCGTGCGCCTTGGGTCTAGAAGAAAGTGAGGACGCCATCGATGACGGTGTAATTGTCATCGACGATGGGCAGGAACCGCCATTTGTCGAAGGCGGTGCAGGGATGGGAAATGCCGGAGGCAATCATGTCGCCCACCTGCCAGTCGGCATCGGCGCCGATCCGCACAAAGGCGTGCTGGTCATTGGTGGCGAACACCTCGGCCGTACCGACGGGCAGGAAGCCGACGCCCGGGCGATAGCGCTTGAACGGCACGGGCAGGTGCCCGTCATAGGGAATGTCGCGCTTGCCCATGGTGAGGAAAGCCAGGCCCGGCTCGGGCAGGGACTGGACATAGGCCCAGGCTTCGAGCGCCGGTTCGAGATCGGATTTCCAGGAGCGGCGTGGATCAGCCTTGGCCTCGTCCTGCGCGAACTTGTAGGAGCCGGAGTCATTGGTGACA is from Devosia sp. SD17-2 and encodes:
- a CDS encoding phytanoyl-CoA dioxygenase family protein — protein: MSQAMQTPLTSLKEDFDRDGFIAIKPLFDAAKMAEINREFDRYVEACVPQMKDTEVFYEEKGAKGSLKQMQNMQHYDDYFRSLLETDVVRELAETMLGERARAVNLEYFNKPAGIGKPTPPHQDGYYFHFNPPAAVTGWLALERVDEENGCIHYVRGSHKIEGYRPHGRSQILGFSQGITDFGTEDDKANTAAFPGEAGTFLMHHSKTIHWAGPNTSPTRARRALGFVYFGESAKVDEEARAAYQAKLQAEMRAANQI
- a CDS encoding sialidase family protein, which gives rise to MQLVQAVTLYANPDPLLVSRQGVFPGLARLANGDILAIFSIGQAFDAADMRAHVSRSTDNGVTWSAPTLLHDSVLEPMESESFKPLQLADGTVLATGYVFIRPSMLDPIVADDGTLLPLHNKISRSTDGGHSWTRPERFIVENVGLELSGPCIQRASGEILGVAPPFTLSPNEQEGWIISSTDGGQSWQKKSVFFRSENGNIATWESRLIDFGGDRVGALFWAHDLAAGKNRNNHFALSEDGGVTFETFETDIAAQASGGLALSHDEMLTIHAHRESPVGLNVYRSRLSNKGLERLDALPLFADERLGQEGDIAFAPFVNLRFGQPSLLALGDDEYLGCCWMVEAGQHIIKTFRIRL
- a CDS encoding MFS transporter, coding for MTPASELTDYAKLRRLPFYYGYFVLTATAVLCGVGAPLVLYAAELGIDKDRIGLIGGILPFFQVLGIASLPVILHFGTKRVAALALIARYLFLLPILAAPMFLDQPDIAFLLIFLSVVFYAVGRTLSEAAATPWSQEFLPRLVRGRINGNIALAYLPIALVGSFVIQRWLDSQEGLERFYPVFIFGIIAGIAGALCLFGMPGGKPRPAAGNWSKSLSQLRTPLRDKNFLAFLYSTGSQFLVFSALNVFMLLFFRERLGISSGQIVLMASLIHVGSAVGSYAAGWFIDRHGTRGIRVTLQTLQIGLVLGLPFIHAGLPAVEMLVGLVFFLFGFLVQGAMMAGNVYMLNYVPPNERESYMALAYSSDGIFGGGLTVLAGVLVQYFEFNSFSIGLAHFGGYEVLFVVGALLTISSAVVFAQLKEEGGTGVRDFLGQFSTGNPLRALWGIQQSASSTSEQRRRDLAYHFGGAGSTLAKDELISALSDPSFDVRHEAIRALGRLPPTAKAISALEATLDYEGLIELQYAALDSLGQVRSRTSAAKVATFLSHDNPLLRSRAARSLGDIRDATYLPVLRSMLTGDADIDCRLAAASALGKYGDRQSVDALISTYCDHAADANMASEPRSKVVLLAISKILGVEEKFARNWRTEQRMPGYCLPGLLTKLAQTLDGNDSGRRARRSALEAAAAELGSGPTPDSLAAIRALRTDLLKSGHANAPLVVALIDGTAGLDNAHPALMILLAVAARQALRPAG
- a CDS encoding helix-turn-helix transcriptional regulator; this encodes MNSSAAHAAIEIREHRLGRFDRRMPSGPARWDFHDLLWIHEGAVKLAVSDADPITLTAPNGILILPDTPFEGAAIGGYATASICHFDWPGAPELDMAGPGHCLPRHGEALHIQAMLRLSLDLARRRDDADLPRRQRLLSAILDCFALPSSSASPEGEVDDTRLALAWVQAEKALAKMRTLSDVAALMGVQESALRARHRRQHTTSAGGHLREMRLRKAEDLLTTTRFSMDEIARHVGYGHAETLIAAFHKSRGCTPGEFRHRSNPFA
- a CDS encoding amidohydrolase family protein; its protein translation is MGVKQNWAGGLVVTPTGVVRRDVLVEGERIAALAMPGEAVSADWQQVDVAGKLVFPGMIDVLQHGFDLNLYSDATPDGVPDSSTKLTARGVTAFLPSIGCQPPAQFDSVLSRLADACEAATGARAIGIHSEGPCFNSPGAHNPQNLQLPSPELAKRMLDSAKGRLAAITIAPELPGAEAFIKTMKAEGVSIHFGHSQAAPDDVSRYVSWGIDAVTHMYDVMRTLPPDNSGVHVFSLPDALMAERHLALGVVADGIHAHPKLVRILAQLPVDRVFLETDSMKYAGLPGTEFEFYPGYFVTSAPGKAVRARDGGLCGSSLTPEEGMRNYIEMAGADLVQAAHAASLVPARVIGRDRDMGSIETGKLADFAVLDPKDFSVLQTVIGGRTHYRRDHA
- a CDS encoding sialidase family protein, coding for MNIVSSGVLWAGEAGTARACYTFPSLVELASGRRIATCRHGSGKDGDDDALAVLVDHGDGQGWVSHPGFPPPPDLDGVKGTLKIAYLTEIRPGVVIAAAMWIDRTSFPGQPLFNAETEGCLPMAIFLSRSDDDGESWSDWWHVPLPDDIGPPSLTSPLLLLADGRLAMSIETNKTYLDTGKWDQKAVLLFSSDEGKSWSQPITSAYDPSNQIFNWDLRVGAAPDGRLVSFAWTFDRAAGEYRNIHRRVSADGGETWSAPEDLGFADQAARPAILPDGRVVLAYVDRFGTCSIRARLAENIDAPFREETEVVLHNQADLARAETSASLGDALADMEMWSFGLPTATVLNDGTVMVLYYAGVSDRMDIRWALLAP
- a CDS encoding glucose 1-dehydrogenase; translated protein: MDRRTVCITGSTHGIGLGLARAFAAAGARLVLNSHRDDEHARSAIAELSALTDVHFVQADLTRSGEAERLIEAAHAHWGVLDTLVNNAGTFADTTFGELTEDMFDRTFALNVRAYLFASQAFANRVAADQTGASIICVGSTNSMAAERDSVAYDASKGAVLMLVKSMAVTLAARGIRVNGIGPGLVRTPLTANALASDTVRNSLERQIPLGRIAEPDDIGGAAVFLASDEARYITGQMLFIDGGILANQMSWGAEP
- a CDS encoding M81 family metallopeptidase — its product is MTTILFGGLYHETHTFLAQKTGMPQFEEGGIHIGEAAIDRNRGNGSPSAGFIDYAEKAGWRIIPTIQMAAQPAGKVTDDVVEMFFEHYLAGLDRHVQEIDGIFLVLHGAMVSESSDDVEGLIMRKTRERLKALGRPDLPIGAVLDLHGNISDEMVKLSTVVRAYRENPHTDALESAVEAAALLDIALGEPGIRQVHRATKYVISPTGVGSANEPMKSVLAAARAIEASDPDILNINVMAGYAYSDIAICGFSLSLVTRGTVEAANEHLDALVGVLEANIEAGYPSEDDLQTALAKADALPPGSGPILLIEASDNIGGGTPGDATGLLGPLLETGRKNILAALADKEAVAACFEAGLGAEITLEIGAKTDEHHGTPIRFTGKIEHLSDGVFQLENPKSHMASMGGTTIRMGRCAVLVNDQAKILLSERKTAPMDLGQYHSQGLRPEDATYVVIKAAVSHRAAYDDIQRASFYVDTPGLCTSNLKRLPYTKLGDKVISLT
- a CDS encoding GntR family transcriptional regulator; the protein is MNVDLTPRHLQLRDLLFRRWKTNGLKAGDKIESQNEITKFCDFSLITVIKTLKDLEAEGVIRRQVGRGSFLVEAPWAEEHYRVGFFYNRNIVGGGIFDNEFYTLLVISLERGVVSDGHEFIMGSFTHDKMPISLWDRLDMVVLTGVTEETDISPLTQTTSQISVLDAVIDLPGVHSYRLDYGPAFEQMFAHLGDKPHRVLYLDTVHVSSEQAARLEAFRTACATSDVAHTLHTATVDQENEQADLSALEKTITDFQPDLICGYMHRRWHGRMAEWQPKPVRIYPFGLDSRRAGFVVESGDWIKSVLPLLYEKLEDRPGSAEVHVFPAHFIP